A genomic region of Streptosporangium lutulentum contains the following coding sequences:
- a CDS encoding 3-hydroxyacyl-CoA dehydrogenase NAD-binding domain-containing protein — protein sequence MTDIKELFADEIVTRAISRDVELPYGAGTMALITLDNGLDHTKPSTFGPGGLTSLGEALDAISARDDLVAVGVIGKPFIFAVGADLKGAAVVSERDQALRIGRLGHDVFRRLGELDVPSFAFVNGAAMGGGLEVALHCTYRTISSGVPAVATPECFLGLVPGWGGTQLLPRLIGPAAAIKLIIENPLSQNRMIKGRDAFASGIADAMFEPADFLEESLRWAARVLRGDVTVSRTDHTADDWSKTVADARFLLDMKLHGASPAPYRALELIELARTASRDEGFDAEDQALADLLMGDELRAGLYSFDLVQSRAKRPAGAPDKALARKVTKVGVVGAGLMASQMALLFARRLEVPVVLTDLDQARLDKGVGYVHAEIAKLLGKGRVSADQANRLTSLVTGSLAKDAFADADFVIEAVFEDLAVKQKVFAEVEEVVSAECVLATNTSSLSLTEMASGLRHPERVVGFHFFNPVAVMPLLEIIRGAGTDDATLATAFSVGRSLKKSSVLVKDAPAFVVNRLLTRFMGEVIGAVDEGTPLEVADHALDGLGLPMTPFTLLQLVGPAVALHVAETMREAFPARYSVSENLAKLVAAGKPGVYAPDFSLDAEAVALFSGGTSPSTAEEVRLRALRALAEEIRLMLDEGVVAAAQDIDLCMILGAGWPFHLGGITPYLDRTGIAEPRFLSPGVASLPA from the coding sequence GTGACGGACATCAAGGAACTCTTCGCCGACGAGATCGTCACCAGGGCGATCTCCCGCGATGTGGAGCTGCCGTACGGCGCGGGCACCATGGCGCTGATCACCCTGGACAACGGCCTGGACCACACCAAGCCGTCCACGTTCGGCCCCGGCGGCCTGACCTCGCTCGGTGAGGCCCTCGACGCGATCTCCGCCCGAGACGACCTCGTGGCCGTGGGCGTCATCGGCAAGCCGTTCATCTTCGCGGTCGGCGCCGACCTCAAGGGCGCCGCCGTGGTCTCCGAGCGGGACCAGGCGCTGCGGATCGGCCGGCTGGGCCACGACGTGTTCCGCCGCCTCGGCGAGCTGGACGTGCCGTCGTTCGCCTTCGTGAACGGCGCGGCCATGGGCGGCGGCCTGGAGGTCGCGCTGCACTGCACCTACCGGACCATCTCCTCCGGCGTGCCCGCGGTCGCGACACCCGAGTGCTTCCTCGGCCTGGTCCCCGGCTGGGGCGGCACGCAGCTGCTGCCCCGCCTGATCGGCCCGGCCGCGGCCATCAAGCTGATCATCGAGAACCCGCTCTCGCAGAACCGCATGATCAAGGGCAGGGACGCCTTCGCGTCGGGGATCGCCGACGCGATGTTCGAGCCGGCCGACTTCCTGGAGGAGTCGCTGCGCTGGGCCGCCCGGGTGCTGCGCGGCGACGTGACCGTCTCCCGCACCGACCACACCGCCGACGACTGGTCCAAGACCGTCGCCGACGCCCGCTTCCTGCTCGACATGAAGCTGCACGGAGCCTCCCCGGCCCCCTACCGGGCGCTGGAGCTGATCGAGCTGGCCCGCACCGCCTCCCGCGACGAGGGCTTCGACGCCGAGGACCAGGCGCTGGCCGACCTGCTCATGGGCGACGAGCTCCGCGCGGGCCTGTACTCCTTCGATCTGGTGCAGAGCCGGGCCAAGAGGCCGGCGGGCGCACCCGACAAAGCCCTGGCCCGCAAGGTCACCAAGGTCGGAGTGGTCGGCGCGGGCCTGATGGCCTCCCAGATGGCGTTGCTGTTCGCCCGCCGCCTGGAGGTCCCGGTCGTGCTGACCGACCTGGACCAGGCCCGGCTGGACAAGGGCGTCGGCTACGTCCACGCCGAGATCGCCAAGCTGCTCGGCAAGGGCCGCGTCTCCGCCGACCAGGCCAACCGGCTCACGTCCCTGGTGACCGGCTCGCTGGCCAAGGACGCGTTCGCGGACGCCGACTTCGTCATCGAGGCCGTGTTCGAGGACCTGGCGGTCAAGCAGAAGGTGTTCGCCGAGGTGGAGGAGGTCGTCTCCGCCGAGTGCGTGCTGGCCACCAACACCTCCTCGCTCTCCCTCACCGAGATGGCCTCCGGGCTGCGGCACCCCGAGCGCGTCGTGGGCTTCCACTTCTTCAACCCGGTCGCCGTGATGCCCCTACTGGAGATCATCCGGGGCGCCGGGACCGACGACGCGACGCTGGCCACGGCCTTCTCCGTCGGCCGGTCGCTGAAGAAGTCGTCCGTGCTGGTCAAGGACGCGCCCGCGTTCGTGGTCAACCGGCTCCTGACCCGGTTCATGGGTGAGGTCATCGGCGCCGTCGACGAGGGCACCCCGCTGGAGGTCGCCGACCACGCGCTGGACGGGCTCGGCCTGCCGATGACCCCGTTCACGCTGCTGCAGCTCGTCGGCCCGGCCGTCGCGCTGCACGTGGCCGAGACCATGCGCGAGGCCTTCCCCGCCCGCTACTCCGTCTCGGAGAACCTCGCCAAGCTGGTCGCGGCGGGCAAGCCCGGCGTCTACGCGCCCGACTTCTCGCTGGACGCCGAGGCGGTGGCCCTCTTCTCCGGCGGGACCTCTCCGTCGACGGCCGAGGAGGTGCGGCTGCGCGCGCTGCGCGCCCTCGCGGAGGAGATCCGCCTCATGCTCGACGAGGGCGTGGTCGCGGCAGCCCAGGACATCGACCTGTGCATGATCCTCGGAGCGGGCTGGCCGTTCCACCTGGGCGGCATCACTCCCTATCTGGACCGGACCGGCATCGCCGAGCCGCGCTTCCTTTCTCCGGGCGTGGCCTCTCTCCCCGCCTGA
- a CDS encoding maleylacetate reductase and hydroxyquinol 1,2-dioxygenase domain-containing protein, with product MREFTYVSQAARVLFGAGTLARLREELERLSCSRAVVLTTAGQADLAARARELLGPLAAGAFTGAAMHTPTAVTEQALALVRELGADCVVAIGGGSTTGLSKALAVRTGLPQIVVPTTYAGSEVTPVLGETDNGVKTTRSSPAILPETVVYDVDLTLGLPVPLSVTSGVNAMAHAVEALYAPQADPVTDELALRSIALMSAALPRIAEDPADLESRADALQAAWLAGTCLGTVGMGLHHKLCHTLGGSFGLPHAETHTVVLPHAMAYNARAVPDVMRRIAEVLGAADAPAAVYDLVSALHGPVSLGGLGLREEDLAKAAELAGGASYPNPREVTADGVAALLRDAWEGRRPASESRALPTTALRTLTDQVVASFDGAPDPRVRRLLADLVRRLHGFVADNDLTEDEWRYAIGFLTRTGQLSSDTRQEFILLSDTLGVSSAVDLLTNSRTAESTPSAVLGPFYVEGPPPLPGGADISQGLAGTPLWTSVRITGTDGTALPDAVVDVWQSNDDGFYDVQLPDLDGPALRARFRSDAEGRVEFWSILPSAYPIPGDGPVGQMLDAAGRHHYRAPHLHFMISAPGRQRLITQLFVAGGAYQDSDTVFGVKDALIVDFPERGGPTPDGRALDGPWHSLDYTFRLAPETPR from the coding sequence ATGCGGGAGTTCACCTACGTCAGCCAGGCCGCGCGGGTCCTGTTCGGGGCCGGGACGCTGGCGCGGCTGCGTGAGGAGCTCGAGCGGCTGAGCTGCTCGCGAGCGGTGGTCCTGACCACCGCGGGCCAGGCGGACCTGGCCGCCCGCGCACGGGAGCTGCTCGGGCCGCTGGCCGCCGGAGCGTTCACCGGCGCCGCGATGCACACCCCGACCGCCGTCACTGAGCAGGCCCTCGCCCTCGTGCGCGAGCTGGGCGCGGACTGCGTCGTGGCGATCGGCGGCGGCTCGACGACCGGCCTGTCCAAGGCCCTGGCGGTACGCACCGGCCTGCCGCAGATCGTCGTCCCCACCACCTACGCCGGCTCCGAGGTCACCCCCGTGCTCGGCGAGACCGACAACGGGGTCAAGACCACGCGGTCCTCCCCGGCGATCCTGCCCGAGACCGTCGTCTACGACGTGGACCTCACCCTGGGTCTGCCGGTGCCGCTCTCGGTGACCAGCGGTGTCAACGCCATGGCCCACGCCGTCGAGGCGCTGTACGCGCCGCAGGCCGATCCGGTGACCGACGAGCTGGCGCTGCGCTCGATCGCGCTGATGTCCGCCGCCCTCCCCCGGATCGCCGAGGATCCCGCCGACCTCGAATCACGGGCCGACGCCCTGCAGGCCGCCTGGCTGGCGGGCACCTGCCTGGGCACCGTCGGCATGGGCCTGCACCACAAGCTGTGCCACACCCTCGGCGGTTCGTTCGGCCTGCCGCACGCCGAAACCCACACGGTCGTCCTGCCGCACGCCATGGCCTACAACGCGAGGGCGGTGCCGGACGTCATGCGGCGGATCGCCGAGGTCCTCGGCGCGGCCGACGCGCCGGCCGCCGTGTACGACCTGGTATCGGCCCTGCACGGGCCCGTCTCGCTGGGCGGGCTCGGCCTGCGCGAGGAGGATCTGGCCAAGGCGGCCGAGCTCGCGGGCGGCGCCTCGTACCCCAACCCCCGGGAGGTCACCGCCGACGGCGTCGCCGCCCTGCTCCGCGACGCCTGGGAGGGGCGCAGGCCCGCCTCCGAGAGCCGTGCGCTCCCGACCACCGCGCTGCGCACGCTCACCGACCAGGTGGTGGCGAGCTTCGACGGCGCCCCCGATCCGCGAGTGCGGCGGTTGCTCGCCGACCTGGTCCGCCGGCTGCACGGTTTCGTGGCGGACAACGACCTCACCGAGGACGAGTGGCGGTACGCCATCGGATTCCTCACCCGAACCGGTCAGCTGTCCAGCGACACCCGGCAGGAGTTCATCCTGCTCTCCGACACGCTCGGCGTCTCCAGCGCCGTCGACCTGCTCACCAACTCCCGCACGGCCGAGAGCACGCCCTCCGCCGTGCTCGGCCCGTTCTACGTCGAGGGCCCGCCGCCGTTGCCAGGCGGGGCGGACATCTCCCAGGGCCTGGCGGGCACGCCGCTGTGGACCTCGGTACGGATCACCGGCACGGACGGCACCGCGCTGCCGGACGCGGTGGTGGACGTCTGGCAGTCCAACGACGACGGCTTCTACGACGTCCAGCTCCCCGACCTCGACGGCCCCGCCCTGCGGGCACGGTTCCGCTCGGACGCCGAGGGGCGGGTGGAGTTCTGGTCGATCCTGCCGTCGGCGTATCCCATCCCGGGCGACGGCCCCGTGGGGCAGATGCTGGACGCCGCCGGCAGGCACCACTACCGGGCGCCGCACCTGCACTTCATGATCAGCGCTCCGGGCCGGCAGCGCCTGATCACCCAGTTGTTCGTCGCCGGCGGCGCCTACCAGGACTCCGACACGGTCTTCGGGGTCAAGGACGCGTTGATCGTCGACTTCCCCGAGCGTGGGGGCCCCACGCCCGACGGCCGTGCGCTGGACGGCCCGTGGCACTCCCTCGACTACACCTTCCGTCTCGCCCCCGAGACCCCGCGCTGA
- a CDS encoding thiolase family protein, which translates to MPSSRDVVFVDGVRTPFGKSGPKGLYAETRADDLVVRVIRELIRRNPNLPPDRVDEVAIAATTQIGDQGLTIGRSAAILAGLPKSVPGYAIDRMCAGAMTAVTSLAGGIAFGAYDVAIAGGVEHMGRHPMGEGVDPNPRFLAEQLVDGSALVMGMTAENLHDRYPSITKDRADAFALASQEKVAKAYADGKIQPDLVPTAIRTAEKGWGLATTDEAPRPGTTLEGLAALKTPFRPHGRITAGNASGINDGATGCIVAASEVAEELGLAPKMRLVSYAFAGVDPELMGVGPIPSTERALRLAGLSISDIGLFEINEAFAVQVLAFLEHFGIADDDARVNPYGGAIAFGHPLASSGVRLMTQLAREFGERPDIRYGVTTMCVGMGMGGTVIWENLGWEGTK; encoded by the coding sequence GTGCCTTCGTCTCGTGACGTCGTATTCGTCGACGGTGTGCGCACACCTTTCGGCAAGTCGGGTCCCAAGGGCCTGTATGCCGAGACGCGCGCCGACGACCTGGTGGTCCGCGTCATCCGCGAGCTGATTCGGCGTAATCCGAACCTGCCGCCCGACCGCGTCGACGAGGTGGCCATCGCGGCCACCACGCAGATCGGCGACCAGGGCCTGACCATCGGCCGCTCCGCCGCGATCCTGGCCGGGCTGCCCAAGAGCGTGCCCGGTTACGCGATCGACCGCATGTGCGCCGGCGCCATGACCGCGGTGACCTCGCTCGCCGGAGGCATCGCCTTCGGCGCCTACGACGTCGCCATCGCCGGTGGCGTCGAGCACATGGGCCGCCACCCGATGGGCGAGGGCGTGGACCCCAACCCCCGTTTCCTGGCCGAGCAGCTCGTGGACGGCTCCGCCCTCGTCATGGGGATGACCGCGGAGAACCTCCACGACCGCTACCCGTCCATCACCAAGGACCGCGCGGACGCCTTCGCCCTCGCCTCGCAGGAGAAGGTCGCCAAGGCCTACGCCGACGGCAAGATCCAGCCCGACCTGGTGCCGACGGCGATCCGGACGGCCGAGAAAGGCTGGGGCTTGGCGACGACGGACGAGGCCCCTCGCCCCGGCACCACGCTCGAGGGGCTCGCCGCCCTGAAGACCCCGTTCCGCCCGCACGGCCGGATCACCGCCGGCAACGCCTCCGGGATCAACGACGGCGCGACCGGCTGCATCGTGGCCGCCTCCGAGGTCGCCGAGGAGCTGGGTCTCGCGCCGAAGATGCGCCTGGTCTCCTATGCCTTCGCGGGGGTGGACCCCGAGCTCATGGGCGTCGGGCCGATCCCCTCCACCGAGCGGGCGCTCCGCCTGGCCGGGCTGTCCATCTCCGACATCGGCCTGTTCGAGATCAACGAGGCCTTCGCCGTACAGGTGCTGGCGTTCCTGGAGCACTTCGGCATCGCCGACGACGACGCCCGGGTGAACCCCTACGGCGGCGCGATCGCCTTCGGCCACCCGCTGGCCTCCTCCGGCGTGCGCCTGATGACGCAGCTCGCCCGCGAGTTCGGCGAGCGCCCCGACATCCGGTACGGCGTGACCACGATGTGCGTCGGCATGGGCATGGGCGGAACGGTCATCTGGGAGAACCTCGGCTGGGAAGGTACGAAGTGA
- a CDS encoding SSI family serine proteinase inhibitor, with translation MRTVKIVSAGAMFALATTLPPTSAPASDNRSSPPANIAPAAGDRSSPATVTDPAPENQRSLALSVSVGGAPARKSFLDCDQDLSDRPALITSCDMIHKVGGDLSKMTYDIDMICTAEYSPHTVRAIGNWDGRFVSFTKTYDNACEMTALTGPVFSI, from the coding sequence ATGAGAACCGTCAAGATCGTGTCCGCGGGCGCGATGTTCGCGCTCGCGACCACGCTTCCCCCGACCTCCGCGCCCGCCTCGGACAACCGGTCGTCGCCGCCCGCGAACATCGCGCCCGCGGCGGGCGACCGGTCGTCGCCGGCGACGGTCACCGATCCCGCCCCGGAGAACCAGCGCTCCCTGGCCCTCAGCGTCTCCGTCGGCGGCGCCCCGGCCAGGAAGTCCTTTCTCGACTGCGACCAGGATCTCAGCGATCGCCCGGCTCTCATCACGTCCTGCGACATGATCCACAAGGTCGGCGGCGACCTGTCGAAGATGACGTACGACATCGACATGATCTGTACTGCCGAGTACTCCCCGCACACGGTGAGAGCCATCGGCAACTGGGACGGCAGGTTCGTCTCGTTCACCAAGACCTACGACAACGCCTGCGAGATGACCGCTCTCACCGGTCCGGTCTTCTCCATCTGA